A stretch of Microbacterium caowuchunii DNA encodes these proteins:
- a CDS encoding DNA polymerase III subunit gamma and tau, with product MTTALYRRYRPESFGEMIGQSQVTDPLMTALRGDRIGHAYLFSGPRGCGKTTSARILARCLNCAQGPTDTPCGTCDSCVELGRGGGGSLDVVEIDAASHNGVDDARDLRERAIFAPARDRFKIFILDEAHMVTPQGFNALLKLVEEPPAHVKFIFATTEPEKVIGTIRSRTHHYPFRLVPPAAMLEYVQTLCETEGVSVEPGVLPLVVRAGGGSPRDTLSLLDQMIAGSEDSAVGYERAVALLGYTHAALLDEVVEAFGANDAAAAFAAVDRVVQTGQDPRRFIEDLLERLRDLIVIAATGQGAGSVLRGIPADDLERMSRQAGAIGTARLSRIADTVIAALDEMTGATSPRLQLELMVARVLAQGAPAAPAAPAAPAEPLVVAAPAVALPPAAPAQVREPAAPAAVREPAAPAPAPAPVPAPVPPAPAPAAVAQEPAAPEAGPAVPAGPVTLQRMRDAWPEVLARLETISRSSWLIATVARVAGLDGDILTLSFQSQGDVAAFKKRTAGAGPSEDLRQAIQGVLGIRVKYIARHDNDEPGGPGGAGGSGGSGETPPAPRATPPAATAQPERPSSSAPVTDWAVATIPSDAPAEVASGPGITAPVAGQFPVDDEPEDAAAAVPQRTLTLEPAREGAVLPSAEVAPSFEPEPDDPADEETYPVDLPAPAVTVPPVRLSAPAGIQRYGEAVIRQVLGARFVREEPFERPTRFA from the coding sequence GTGACAACAGCCCTGTACCGCCGATACCGACCCGAATCGTTCGGCGAGATGATCGGCCAGTCGCAGGTCACCGATCCGCTCATGACCGCCCTGCGCGGCGACCGCATCGGACACGCCTACCTCTTCTCCGGTCCGCGCGGCTGCGGGAAGACGACCTCGGCACGCATCCTCGCCCGCTGCCTGAACTGCGCCCAGGGACCCACGGACACGCCGTGCGGTACCTGTGACAGCTGTGTCGAGCTCGGACGCGGCGGCGGCGGTTCGCTCGATGTCGTCGAGATCGACGCCGCGAGCCACAACGGCGTCGACGACGCGCGCGATCTGCGCGAACGGGCGATCTTCGCCCCGGCTCGGGACCGGTTCAAGATCTTCATCCTCGACGAGGCGCACATGGTGACCCCGCAGGGGTTCAACGCCCTGCTGAAACTCGTCGAGGAGCCCCCGGCGCACGTGAAGTTCATCTTCGCGACGACCGAGCCGGAGAAGGTGATCGGCACGATCCGATCCCGTACCCACCACTATCCCTTCCGGCTGGTTCCGCCCGCCGCGATGCTCGAGTACGTCCAGACGCTGTGCGAGACCGAGGGCGTCTCGGTCGAGCCGGGGGTGCTGCCGCTCGTCGTGCGCGCCGGCGGCGGGTCCCCGCGCGACACGCTGTCGCTGCTCGACCAGATGATCGCCGGATCCGAGGACTCCGCCGTGGGGTACGAACGAGCCGTGGCCCTGCTCGGCTACACCCACGCCGCCCTGCTCGACGAGGTCGTCGAGGCGTTCGGTGCGAACGACGCCGCCGCCGCGTTCGCCGCGGTCGATCGCGTCGTGCAGACCGGACAGGACCCGCGCCGGTTCATCGAGGACCTGCTGGAGCGCCTCCGTGACCTCATCGTCATCGCCGCGACCGGTCAGGGAGCCGGTTCCGTGCTGCGCGGCATCCCGGCGGACGACCTGGAGCGGATGTCGCGTCAGGCCGGCGCCATCGGCACCGCGCGGCTCTCCCGCATCGCGGACACCGTCATCGCCGCGCTGGACGAGATGACCGGCGCGACCTCGCCCCGGCTTCAGCTCGAGCTGATGGTCGCCCGCGTCCTCGCGCAGGGTGCGCCGGCGGCTCCGGCGGCTCCGGCGGCTCCGGCGGAGCCGCTCGTCGTGGCCGCGCCGGCGGTCGCCCTTCCCCCGGCGGCACCCGCGCAGGTACGGGAGCCCGCCGCGCCGGCGGCCGTGCGGGAGCCCGCCGCCCCCGCGCCCGCGCCCGCCCCCGTGCCTGCACCCGTCCCGCCCGCCCCCGCGCCCGCCGCGGTCGCGCAGGAGCCGGCCGCGCCCGAGGCTGGACCCGCGGTGCCGGCGGGACCCGTGACGCTGCAGCGCATGCGCGACGCGTGGCCGGAGGTGCTGGCGCGACTGGAGACGATCAGCCGCTCGTCGTGGTTGATCGCCACCGTTGCGCGGGTCGCCGGTCTCGACGGCGACATCCTGACCCTGTCGTTCCAGAGCCAGGGCGACGTCGCGGCGTTCAAGAAGCGCACGGCGGGCGCCGGGCCCAGTGAGGATCTGCGCCAGGCGATCCAGGGCGTCCTCGGCATCCGCGTGAAGTACATCGCACGTCACGACAACGACGAACCCGGCGGTCCCGGCGGTGCGGGCGGTTCCGGAGGATCCGGCGAGACCCCTCCGGCGCCGCGAGCGACGCCCCCCGCGGCCACCGCACAGCCGGAGCGGCCCTCGTCATCCGCGCCGGTCACCGACTGGGCGGTCGCGACCATCCCGAGCGATGCGCCCGCGGAGGTCGCCTCGGGCCCGGGGATCACGGCGCCGGTCGCCGGGCAGTTCCCGGTGGACGACGAGCCCGAGGACGCCGCCGCGGCCGTCCCGCAGCGGACGCTCACCCTCGAACCCGCTCGCGAGGGCGCGGTGCTGCCGTCCGCCGAGGTCGCCCCCTCGTTCGAGCCCGAGCCCGATGACCCCGCTGACGAGGAGACCTACCCGGTCGACCTGCCCGCGCCCGCGGTGACCGTGCCGCCCGTGCGGCTGAGCGCGCCCGCCGGCATCCAGCGGTACGGCGAGGCGGTCATCCGGCAGGTGCTCGGCGCGCGCTTCGTGCGTGAAGAGCCCTTCGAACGACCCACGAGGTTCGCCTGA
- the recR gene encoding recombination mediator RecR, with amino-acid sequence MYDGIVQDLIDEFGRLPGIGPKSAQRIAFHILQTPNFDVSHLSKLLGEVREKVRFCEICGNVSEQDRCSICRDPRRNEALICVVEDAKDVAAIERTREFRGRYHVLGGAISPIAGVGPDDLRITQLMQRLADGSVQEVILATNPNLEGEATATYLSRLLTTLEIRVTRLASGLPVGGDLEYADEVTLGRAFEGRRVV; translated from the coding sequence ATGTACGACGGTATCGTCCAGGACCTGATCGACGAGTTCGGCCGCCTCCCCGGCATCGGCCCCAAGTCCGCGCAGCGGATCGCGTTCCACATCCTCCAGACGCCGAACTTCGACGTGTCGCACCTGTCGAAGCTGCTCGGCGAGGTGCGTGAGAAGGTTCGTTTCTGCGAGATCTGCGGCAACGTGTCCGAGCAGGACCGCTGCTCGATCTGTCGCGATCCGCGCCGCAACGAGGCGCTCATCTGCGTGGTCGAGGATGCCAAGGACGTGGCCGCGATCGAGCGCACCCGGGAGTTCCGCGGCCGCTACCACGTCCTCGGCGGTGCCATCAGCCCGATCGCGGGCGTCGGGCCGGACGACCTGCGCATCACGCAGCTGATGCAGCGACTGGCCGACGGGAGCGTGCAGGAGGTCATCCTCGCGACCAACCCGAACCTGGAGGGCGAGGCGACGGCGACCTACCTGAGCAGGCTGCTCACCACGCTCGAGATCCGGGTGACGCGTCTCGCGTCCGGCCTGCCCGTGGGCGGCGACCTCGAATACGCCGACGAGGTCACCCTCGGTCGCGCGTTCGAGGGCCGCCGCGTGGTGTGA
- a CDS encoding DMT family transporter, protein MKAVAQRIGARGWILFGAMALLWGVPYLLIKQAVESFSPAAVVSGRTLLAALILLPFALRQGALRPAWGKVGWVLAFGAVEMAGPFLLLGHAEQTLPSGLTGLLVATVPLFAALIAFGGGDRSVFRPSRAIGLFVGFIGVAVIVAGPGLAVGSQGLLAVGEVLLVAVLYAVAPFIVAHKLQGVPSLGTVTIALGAVGLFYLPIALLTQHEVPTLSSTVSLVVLAVLCTAVAFIVFFALIAQVGPARAPLFTYVNPIVAILLGAAVLGEEITLGLLIGFPLVILGCWLAATGGSLRLRRPRGGMPPVAPG, encoded by the coding sequence GTGAAGGCGGTGGCTCAGCGCATCGGCGCGCGCGGCTGGATACTGTTCGGCGCGATGGCGCTGCTGTGGGGCGTGCCCTACCTGCTCATCAAGCAGGCCGTCGAGTCGTTCTCGCCGGCCGCTGTGGTCAGCGGCCGCACCCTGCTGGCCGCGCTCATTCTGCTGCCGTTCGCGCTGCGCCAGGGGGCGCTGCGCCCGGCCTGGGGCAAGGTCGGGTGGGTGCTGGCGTTCGGAGCGGTGGAGATGGCCGGCCCCTTCCTCCTGCTCGGACACGCCGAGCAGACGCTGCCGTCGGGGCTCACCGGGCTGCTCGTGGCCACCGTCCCGCTCTTCGCCGCGCTCATCGCCTTCGGCGGCGGCGACCGCTCCGTGTTCCGACCGTCACGGGCGATCGGGCTGTTCGTCGGGTTCATCGGCGTCGCGGTCATCGTGGCGGGACCGGGCCTCGCCGTTGGCTCCCAGGGGCTGCTCGCCGTCGGTGAGGTGCTGCTCGTGGCGGTCCTGTACGCCGTTGCGCCCTTCATCGTCGCGCACAAGCTCCAGGGTGTGCCCTCGCTCGGCACCGTCACGATCGCGCTCGGCGCCGTGGGGCTGTTCTACCTGCCGATCGCCCTGCTGACGCAGCACGAGGTGCCGACGCTCTCCAGCACGGTGTCGCTCGTGGTGCTGGCGGTGCTGTGCACGGCGGTCGCCTTCATCGTCTTCTTCGCGCTGATCGCACAGGTGGGGCCCGCTCGTGCGCCGCTGTTCACCTACGTCAACCCGATCGTGGCCATCCTCCTCGGCGCCGCCGTCCTGGGGGAGGAGATCACCCTCGGGCTGCTCATCGGCTTCCCGCTCGTCATCCTCGGATGCTGGCTCGCGGCGACCGGCGGCTCGTTGCGGCTCCGTCGTCCGCGCGGCGGCATGCCACCGGTGGCGCCGGGCTGA
- a CDS encoding aspartate kinase: MALIVQKFGGSSVADAESIKRVAKRVVDTRRAGHDVVVAVSAMGDTTDELLELAGQVAPIPAPRELDMLLSSGERISMALLAMAIHSMGFEARSFTGSQAGMITDATHGAARIVDVTPVRLREALDEGAIVIVAGFQGFNRDTRDITTLGRGGSDTTAVALAGALEADVCEIYSDVDGIFTADPRVVPKARKLTVVSSEEMLELAANGAKVLYIRAVEYARRHGVTIHARSTFSLSEGTFVVEKDKMAAYTPEGDPMEEPIVAGVATDLSQAKITVTGVPDVPGKAAEIFKIVAKSGANVDMIVQNVSAANTGRTDISFTLPMSDSATALRALAAEQPEVGFVSLVHDDQIGKLSVVGAGMRTHSGVSATLFEALSTGGINIEMISTSEIRISVVLRADDIAEAARIVHTAYGLDGDTDAVVHAGTGR; the protein is encoded by the coding sequence GTGGCGTTGATCGTGCAGAAGTTCGGCGGCTCGTCCGTCGCGGACGCCGAGAGCATCAAACGCGTGGCCAAGCGCGTCGTGGACACCCGCCGCGCGGGGCACGACGTCGTGGTCGCGGTGAGCGCGATGGGGGACACGACCGACGAACTCCTCGAGCTCGCCGGCCAGGTCGCCCCCATCCCGGCGCCGCGGGAGCTGGACATGCTCCTGTCCTCGGGCGAGCGGATCTCGATGGCACTCCTCGCCATGGCGATCCACTCGATGGGCTTCGAAGCCCGGTCGTTCACCGGCAGTCAGGCCGGGATGATCACCGATGCCACGCACGGTGCCGCCCGCATCGTCGACGTCACGCCGGTGCGGCTGCGCGAGGCGCTCGACGAGGGCGCGATCGTCATCGTCGCCGGTTTCCAGGGGTTCAACCGGGACACCCGGGACATCACGACCCTCGGGCGCGGCGGCTCCGACACGACCGCTGTGGCTCTCGCCGGAGCGCTCGAGGCCGATGTCTGCGAGATCTACAGCGATGTCGACGGCATCTTCACCGCCGACCCCCGCGTCGTCCCCAAGGCGCGCAAGCTCACCGTCGTCTCCTCTGAGGAGATGCTCGAGCTCGCCGCGAACGGCGCGAAGGTCCTGTACATCCGTGCCGTCGAGTACGCCCGGCGGCACGGCGTCACCATCCATGCGCGGTCCACGTTCTCGTTGAGCGAAGGCACCTTCGTCGTCGAGAAGGACAAGATGGCCGCGTACACCCCCGAGGGAGACCCCATGGAAGAGCCGATCGTCGCCGGTGTCGCCACCGACCTCAGCCAGGCCAAGATCACCGTCACCGGCGTTCCGGACGTTCCGGGCAAGGCCGCCGAGATCTTCAAGATCGTGGCGAAGTCCGGGGCGAACGTCGACATGATCGTGCAGAACGTCTCTGCCGCCAACACCGGGCGCACCGACATCTCGTTCACCCTGCCCATGTCAGACTCCGCCACGGCGCTGCGCGCGCTCGCCGCCGAGCAGCCCGAGGTGGGCTTCGTGAGCCTCGTCCACGACGATCAGATCGGGAAGCTCTCGGTCGTCGGCGCCGGCATGCGCACGCATTCGGGCGTCTCGGCGACGCTGTTCGAAGCGCTCAGCACGGGCGGCATCAACATCGAGATGATCTCGACCTCGGAGATCCGGATCTCCGTCGTCCTGCGTGCGGACGACATCGCGGAGGCGGCCCGCATCGTGCACACCGCCTACGGCCTGGACGGCGACACCGACGCCGTCGTGCACGCCGGCACCGGGCGCTGA
- a CDS encoding aspartate-semialdehyde dehydrogenase: MTRISDSGISLAVVGATGQVGTVMRDILIERDFPIRELRLFSTARSAGTAIDFAGHTVIVEDVATADPDGIDIALFSAGATGSRAHAPRFAEAGAVVIDNSSAWRNDPDVPLVVSEVNPHAIADRPKGIIANPNCTTMAAMPVLKPLDAAAGLERLIVSTYQAVSGSGLAGAQELLGQVEGVLAQGDVLRLVNDGSALDFPEPEKYIAPIAFDVIPFAGNLVDDGDNETDEEKKLRNESRKILELPELRVAGTCVRVPVFTGHSLSIHAEFARPISPERAREVLSAAPGVVLEEVPTPLQAAGKDPSFVGRIRADQSAPEGRGLVLFISNDNLRKGAALNAVQIAELVAAGLGADA, translated from the coding sequence ATGACCCGCATCTCGGATTCAGGTATCTCCCTCGCCGTCGTCGGCGCCACCGGCCAGGTCGGGACGGTCATGCGCGACATCCTCATCGAGCGGGACTTCCCGATCCGCGAGCTGCGGCTGTTCTCGACCGCCCGGTCCGCGGGCACCGCCATCGACTTCGCCGGTCACACGGTGATCGTGGAGGATGTGGCGACGGCCGACCCGGACGGGATCGACATCGCGCTGTTCTCCGCAGGGGCCACCGGTTCCCGCGCGCACGCGCCCCGCTTCGCGGAGGCGGGCGCCGTCGTCATCGACAACTCCAGCGCCTGGCGCAACGACCCCGACGTGCCGCTGGTGGTGAGCGAGGTGAACCCGCACGCGATCGCGGACCGGCCCAAGGGCATCATCGCCAACCCGAACTGCACCACGATGGCGGCCATGCCCGTGCTCAAGCCGCTGGATGCCGCCGCCGGGCTGGAGCGCCTGATCGTCAGCACGTACCAGGCCGTCTCCGGCTCCGGCCTCGCCGGCGCGCAGGAGCTCCTCGGCCAGGTCGAGGGAGTGCTCGCCCAGGGAGATGTCCTGCGCCTCGTGAACGACGGCTCCGCGCTCGACTTCCCTGAGCCGGAGAAGTACATCGCGCCGATCGCGTTCGACGTGATCCCCTTCGCCGGCAACCTCGTCGACGACGGGGACAACGAGACCGACGAGGAGAAGAAGCTCCGCAACGAGAGCCGCAAGATCCTCGAGCTGCCTGAGCTGCGCGTGGCCGGCACCTGCGTGCGCGTGCCGGTCTTCACCGGCCACTCGCTGAGCATCCACGCCGAGTTCGCCCGCCCGATCAGCCCGGAGCGTGCGCGCGAGGTGCTCTCCGCGGCGCCCGGCGTCGTCCTCGAAGAGGTCCCCACGCCGCTGCAGGCGGCGGGCAAGGATCCGAGCTTCGTCGGACGGATCCGTGCGGACCAGTCCGCGCCGGAGGGTCGGGGGCTGGTGCTGTTCATCAGCAACGACAACCTGCGCAAGGGTGCGGCATTGAACGCCGTGCAGATCGCGGAGCTCGTCGCAGCCGGCCTCGGCGCCGACGCCTGA
- the mqo gene encoding malate dehydrogenase (quinone), with product MTETVDVLLIGGGIMSATLGTFLQQLQPDWKISLYERLGEVAEESSNAWNNAGTGHAALCELNYMPAAADGSVDPTKAIAINEQFQQSRQFWSSLVERGVLDAPETFINSAPHMTFVRGEKDVAYLKTRYEALKKEPLFEGIEYSEDSRVINKWAPLLMQKRRVGEPFAATRVPSGTDVDFGALTRQLVAKLKDNGAEVLTNREVKNLKKLKDGTWQVSYRNTVGGTPGRVNARFVFVGAGGWAIKLLQKSGIPEIKGYGVFPIGGQWLKTSNPAIVAQHKAKVYSRASVGAPPMSVPHLDARVVDGESSLLFGPFATFSPKFLKTGRMWDIVSQVRPSNIGSMLKVAVTNFDLVKYLVSELLKTHPKKVQSLQEFMPTAKAEDWELLQAGQRAQVMKGGKLQFGTEVVASADGTIAGLLGASPGASTAVSIMLGLLKSAFPDRMADWEPALTELIPSYGSTLNPDPDAAASSLKRTAEVLHLPA from the coding sequence GTGACCGAAACCGTCGACGTCCTCCTCATCGGTGGCGGCATCATGAGCGCCACCCTCGGGACCTTTCTGCAGCAGCTCCAGCCCGACTGGAAGATCTCCCTCTACGAGCGCCTCGGTGAGGTGGCGGAGGAGAGCTCCAACGCGTGGAACAACGCGGGGACCGGGCACGCGGCGCTGTGCGAATTGAACTACATGCCCGCCGCCGCGGACGGCTCGGTGGATCCCACCAAGGCCATCGCGATCAACGAGCAGTTCCAGCAGAGCCGGCAGTTCTGGTCGAGCCTCGTCGAGCGGGGCGTGCTGGACGCGCCGGAGACCTTCATCAACTCGGCTCCGCACATGACGTTCGTCCGCGGGGAGAAGGATGTCGCGTACCTGAAGACCCGGTACGAGGCGCTGAAGAAGGAACCGCTGTTCGAGGGCATCGAGTACAGCGAGGACTCCCGCGTCATCAACAAGTGGGCCCCTCTGCTCATGCAGAAGCGCCGCGTCGGTGAGCCGTTCGCGGCGACCCGTGTGCCCAGCGGCACGGATGTCGACTTCGGTGCGCTGACGCGTCAGCTGGTCGCGAAGCTGAAGGACAACGGCGCGGAGGTCCTCACCAACCGCGAGGTGAAGAACCTCAAGAAGCTGAAGGACGGCACCTGGCAGGTCTCCTACCGGAACACGGTCGGCGGGACCCCGGGCCGGGTCAACGCCCGGTTCGTGTTCGTCGGCGCCGGGGGATGGGCGATCAAGCTGCTGCAGAAGTCCGGCATCCCGGAGATCAAGGGCTACGGCGTCTTCCCCATCGGTGGTCAGTGGCTGAAGACCAGCAACCCGGCGATCGTGGCGCAGCACAAGGCGAAGGTCTACTCGCGGGCCTCCGTCGGCGCGCCGCCGATGTCGGTCCCGCACCTGGACGCGCGCGTGGTGGACGGGGAGAGCTCGCTCCTGTTCGGACCGTTCGCGACGTTCAGTCCGAAGTTCCTCAAGACCGGCCGGATGTGGGACATCGTCTCCCAGGTGCGCCCGTCGAACATCGGCAGCATGCTGAAGGTCGCGGTGACGAACTTCGACCTCGTGAAGTACCTGGTCAGCGAACTGCTCAAGACCCACCCCAAGAAGGTGCAGAGCCTCCAGGAGTTCATGCCGACCGCGAAGGCCGAGGACTGGGAACTCCTCCAGGCCGGGCAGCGCGCGCAGGTGATGAAGGGCGGGAAGCTCCAGTTCGGCACGGAGGTCGTCGCCAGTGCCGACGGGACGATCGCCGGCCTGCTCGGCGCGTCCCCGGGCGCGTCCACTGCTGTCTCGATCATGCTGGGCCTGCTGAAGTCCGCCTTCCCCGACCGCATGGCGGACTGGGAACCGGCGCTGACCGAACTCATCCCGAGCTACGGGTCGACGCTCAACCCCGACCCGGATGCGGCGGCGTCCTCGCTGAAGCGTACGGCAGAGGTCCTGCACCTCCCCGCGTAG
- a CDS encoding RNA polymerase sigma factor — MSGDIGRAVDAVWRIESARIVATLIRKTGDVGLAEDLAQEALVEALERWPDSGVPRNPGAWLTAVAQRRAIDVWRRRAALDERYRAMAHDLDETTPPEWEPIEDDVLRLVFIACHPSLSRESQIALTLRVVSGLTSREIARLLIVPIPTVQARITRAKKTLAAVRAPFETPEPAEWRARLSAVLGVVYLLFTEGYAATGGDHWIRADLAHEALRLGRMLATLVPHEPEAHALAALMELQSSRFAARVAPDGTPVLLDDQDRSRWDRAQISRGTRALARADALGGGRGAYALQAAIAHCHAVAPSVADTDWERIVILYEALGRIAPSPVVELNRAVAVAMATGPATALRIVDGLADQLRGSHLLPSVRGELLTRLGRTEEARSELLAAAGLTANERESAVLRAKADALRP; from the coding sequence GTGAGCGGAGACATCGGCCGCGCCGTCGACGCCGTCTGGCGGATCGAGAGCGCGCGCATCGTCGCGACGCTCATCAGGAAGACCGGCGACGTCGGTCTCGCCGAGGACCTGGCCCAGGAGGCGCTCGTGGAAGCGCTCGAGCGCTGGCCGGATTCGGGCGTGCCGCGCAATCCCGGAGCGTGGCTGACCGCGGTCGCGCAGCGCCGGGCGATAGACGTCTGGCGGCGCCGGGCGGCGCTCGACGAACGCTACCGGGCCATGGCGCACGACCTCGACGAGACGACGCCGCCGGAGTGGGAGCCCATCGAGGACGACGTGCTGAGGCTCGTGTTCATCGCCTGCCATCCGTCCCTCTCCCGGGAATCGCAGATCGCGTTGACGCTGCGGGTGGTGAGCGGCCTCACGAGCCGGGAGATCGCGCGGCTGCTGATCGTGCCGATACCGACCGTGCAGGCCCGGATCACCCGGGCGAAGAAGACGCTGGCGGCCGTCCGCGCGCCGTTCGAGACGCCGGAGCCCGCCGAGTGGCGTGCGCGGCTGTCCGCGGTCCTGGGCGTCGTCTACCTCCTGTTCACGGAGGGCTACGCGGCCACCGGCGGCGACCACTGGATCCGCGCGGACCTCGCGCACGAGGCGCTTCGCCTCGGCCGGATGCTGGCGACCCTCGTCCCGCACGAGCCGGAGGCGCACGCACTCGCCGCGCTGATGGAGCTCCAGTCCTCGCGGTTCGCCGCACGCGTGGCGCCGGACGGGACGCCCGTCCTCCTCGACGACCAGGACCGCAGCCGCTGGGACCGGGCGCAGATCTCCCGCGGCACACGGGCCCTGGCGCGTGCGGACGCACTCGGCGGCGGACGCGGCGCCTACGCACTGCAGGCCGCGATCGCGCACTGCCATGCGGTCGCCCCGAGCGTCGCGGACACGGATTGGGAACGCATCGTCATCCTCTACGAGGCCCTCGGGCGCATCGCCCCGAGCCCTGTGGTGGAGCTCAACCGCGCCGTCGCGGTCGCCATGGCGACCGGTCCCGCGACGGCGCTGCGCATCGTCGACGGGCTCGCGGATCAGCTGCGCGGGTCGCACCTGCTGCCGAGTGTCCGCGGCGAACTGCTGACGAGACTGGGGCGTACCGAGGAGGCGCGTTCCGAGCTGCTGGCCGCCGCCGGGCTCACCGCGAACGAACGGGAGAGCGCCGTGCTGCGCGCGAAGGCGGACGCCCTCCGCCCGTGA
- a CDS encoding YciI family protein, with protein sequence MAKYMLIMRNSGSTQDYADMDFEAVLNAMGAYNESMMKAGVLLGGDGLTDAAEGAVVEFTADAPVVSDGPYGETHELFNGFWTVETSTREEAIEWASRAPLGPGNKIEVRRMTDESDFADYADNEYVQKEKTWREQLSTRE encoded by the coding sequence ATGGCCAAGTACATGCTCATCATGCGCAACAGCGGTTCCACCCAGGACTATGCCGACATGGACTTCGAGGCGGTCCTCAACGCGATGGGCGCCTACAACGAATCGATGATGAAGGCGGGTGTCCTGCTCGGCGGGGACGGTCTGACCGATGCGGCCGAGGGCGCCGTCGTGGAATTCACCGCCGATGCCCCCGTGGTGTCCGACGGCCCCTACGGGGAGACGCACGAGCTGTTCAACGGCTTCTGGACCGTCGAGACCAGCACACGCGAGGAGGCGATCGAGTGGGCGTCCCGCGCACCGCTCGGACCCGGCAACAAGATCGAAGTGCGCCGGATGACCGACGAGTCCGACTTCGCGGACTACGCCGACAACGAGTACGTGCAGAAGGAGAAGACCTGGCGGGAACAGCTCTCCACGCGGGAGTGA
- a CDS encoding thymidine kinase: MAKLYFRYGAMNSGKSTALLQAAYNYEERGQHVLLAKPTIDTKEADHVSSRLGMSREVDFLIGPDASLRTLFAMHRERARAAAAETLLPDAGEGADVACLLIDEAQFLTREQVDDLLRIVVMDRVPVLAYGIRTDFRTEAFPGSRRLMELAHSLEELKTICRCGRKAVFNARLVGGRFVFDGDQVAIDELTPERVTYESMCAECYLSESGGRLG, from the coding sequence GTGGCCAAGCTGTATTTCCGTTACGGGGCGATGAACTCCGGCAAATCGACAGCTCTGCTGCAGGCCGCGTACAACTACGAGGAGCGCGGCCAGCACGTGCTTCTGGCGAAGCCGACCATCGACACCAAGGAAGCGGATCACGTCTCGAGCAGGCTCGGGATGAGCCGCGAGGTGGACTTCCTCATCGGTCCGGATGCGTCGTTGCGGACGCTCTTCGCGATGCACCGGGAACGGGCGCGCGCCGCGGCCGCGGAGACGCTCCTGCCGGATGCCGGAGAGGGTGCGGACGTGGCCTGCCTCCTCATCGACGAGGCGCAGTTCCTCACCCGGGAACAGGTCGATGATCTGCTCCGGATCGTCGTGATGGACCGGGTCCCCGTGCTGGCCTACGGGATCCGCACCGACTTCCGTACGGAAGCGTTCCCCGGCTCCCGGCGGCTCATGGAACTGGCGCACAGCCTCGAGGAGCTCAAGACCATCTGCCGCTGCGGGCGCAAGGCCGTCTTCAACGCCCGGCTGGTGGGCGGGCGTTTCGTGTTCGACGGCGACCAGGTCGCGATCGACGAGCTCACCCCGGAGCGGGTCACCTACGAGTCGATGTGCGCGGAGTGCTACCTGAGTGAATCGGGCGGTCGACTGGGCTGA
- a CDS encoding HAD-IIB family hydrolase: MPQTPKLIAFDLDDTLAPSKSPVDPRMARLLLDLASRVEVAIISGGQLAQFRSQVVERLPDASPDTLSHLQLLPTCGTQYYRIGADGIETVYAHALTDDEKSRALAAVEEEARRLGLWEETTWGEILEDRGSQITFSALGQQAPLDAKTAWDPTGAKKNTLREAVAARLPDLEVRSGGSTSVDITHRGIDKAYGMRQLAEQTSIPLEDMLFVGDRLDPDGNDYPVLAMGVACHAVTGWEDTAAFLEDLLPTLPPR, encoded by the coding sequence TTGCCTCAGACTCCGAAGCTCATCGCCTTCGACCTCGACGACACGCTCGCCCCGTCCAAGAGCCCGGTGGACCCGCGGATGGCGCGTCTCCTGCTCGATCTCGCATCGCGCGTCGAGGTGGCGATCATCTCCGGCGGTCAGCTCGCGCAGTTCCGCTCCCAGGTGGTCGAACGATTGCCCGACGCCTCCCCCGACACCCTGTCGCACCTGCAACTGCTGCCCACCTGCGGAACGCAGTACTACCGCATCGGGGCGGACGGCATCGAGACCGTGTACGCGCATGCCCTCACCGACGACGAGAAGTCCCGGGCGCTCGCCGCCGTCGAGGAGGAGGCCCGACGGCTGGGCCTCTGGGAGGAGACGACCTGGGGAGAGATCCTCGAGGACCGCGGATCCCAGATCACCTTCTCCGCACTGGGGCAGCAGGCGCCGCTGGACGCGAAGACCGCCTGGGACCCGACGGGCGCCAAGAAGAACACCCTCCGGGAGGCCGTGGCCGCCCGCCTCCCCGACCTCGAGGTGCGCTCCGGTGGATCCACCTCGGTGGACATCACCCATCGCGGGATCGACAAGGCTTACGGCATGCGGCAGCTCGCCGAGCAGACCAGCATCCCGCTCGAGGACATGCTCTTCGTCGGCGACCGGCTCGACCCGGACGGCAACGACTACCCGGTACTCGCGATGGGCGTCGCCTGTCACGCGGTCACCGGGTGGGAGGACACCGCCGCGTTCCTCGAGGATCTGCTCCCGACCCTCCCCCCGCGCTGA